The sequence GTTCACCACCCGGTGAAGGAGCGGTGTGATGATGACGATCCAGACTGCAATGGGTAAGGTAATATTCTCAAACAACCACTGGGGGTAAATCAGGAGCATGAGCAGGAAGGAACCGATAACCAGGTCGTACTGGTCGGCTATGGGCCAGGACTCCCCCCGCTCCTTACCGAGTCTCCGCTTTAAGAAGCTCTTGACGAGATCGCCGAGGAGTGCGCCTGCCGCAAGCAGCGTAACAGAGAGGAGCGTCTGTCGGGGGAGTACAGTCAGGTTGAACGAGGACCAGGCCCAGATCTCGACAAGACCCGCGAGTATTCCACAGAGCACGCCGCCGAAGAATCCCCGGTACGTCTTGCCATCGCCAAAGACCCTCCTGCTGTCACTGCACACCTTCCCGAAATCGATGGGGGTCCCGCCGCCGAGGGCTGCAGCCGCTGAATTCGGCACGTACGCCGGAATCATGATCCACAATGCCGCCAGCAGCGAAAAGATCCAGTACCCTATGGCAGTATTCTCAAGCGTCAATACTCAGTACAATCAGTAATTATAAAGATTAAAGTGTCGAAATATGAGATACGAATGAATGATGGGCACAGGTGAGAGAATGCTGATAAAGAAGACAAAGAGCCTCTGTCCTACGTGCGGTAGCGTGCTTGACGCCGATATCGTCGAGGAGGAGGGAAAGGTCTGGCTGGTCCGTACCTGCCCAGATCACGGCACGTCCCGCGCCCTCTACTGGTCGGACGCCGAGATGTACCGGAGGTTTGATGCCTATGAGTGCATCGGAAGCGGGGTTTTGAACCCCCAGAAGGCCGCTTCACCGGCCGGGTGTCCGAACGATTGCGGCATCTGTCCAAATCACCGGTCAACGACGCTGCTTGCCAATATCGACCTGACGAACCGGTGTAACCTTAACTGCGACTTCTGTTTTGCGAACGCGCGGGCATGCGGCTACGTCTACGAACCGACCTTTGATCAGGTCGTCGATATGATGCGCATGCTGCGCGCGGAGAAGCCGGTGCCGGTTCCCGCCGTCCAGTTCTCCGGCGGTGAACCGACGATGCGCGACGACCTTCCTGAGCTTATCAGGAAAGCGAAAGAACTCGGGCTCTACCAGGTGCAGGTCGCGACAAACGGTATCAGGATCGCGCAGGACCCCGACTACATCGCTGAACTGAAGGAGGCGGGGCTCTCCACCGTCTACCTGCACTTCGACGGCATAACCCCAAAGACCAACTCGAAACTCGCAAGCGACCGGCGGGCCATAGCGAACTGCGAGAAGATCGGCATGGGGGTGGTGCTGGTGCCCACGGTCATCAACGGCAGGAACGACCACGAGGTGGGTGCCATCATCAAGTATGCCGCAGAGCACATCAAGACCATCCGGGGCGTCAACTTCCAGCCGGTGGCGTTCACCGGTGCTGCAAGCGAGGATGATGTCAGGAAAGAGCGCATCACCATCCCGGAACTTGCGGAGCGGATTGAGGAGCAGACAGACGGCATCATCAAGAAAGATCACTTCTATCCGGTGCCCTGTGTCGTCCCGATATCGAGGCTGGTCGAGGCGTATACAGGCAAACCCCAGGTTACGTTCACCACGCACCAGCACTGTGGTGCGGCGACCTACGTCTTCGTCACCGATGAGGGGATGGTCCCGGTCAACAAGATGGTGGATGTCGACGCGTTCTTTGAGTCGGTCGAGAAGATGGCGACAAAACTCGCGAAGGGCGGGTCGATCAACAAATATATGACCCTTGTCGAGGGCGTCAAGGATCTCTACAACTCCACGAGGAAGGCGGAGCAGAAGAATACGGCAGAGTTCCTGAAACTGATCGGTAAAACTCTTGTGCTGCAGGATTTCGAGGCACTGCGTGAGTTCCACTGGAACGCCCTCTTCATCGGCACGATGCACTTCATGGACGCTTACAACTACGATCTTTGCCGGGTGCAACGGTGCTGTATCCACTATGCGACTCCCGACGGCCGCCTGATCCCGTTCTGCACCTACAACAGCGGTCCGGTCTACCGGGAGCAGGTCTGGAAAGCCTTCGCTCAACCTCAGAAAGACGAGTAACAGCCCATCATACGCCGGGGATGAGATCCCGCCCTCTCCCCAATCTTTTTTCTCTCCCAGATTCGGTGATGCCCTCAACGGGTGTTGCGGCCGTCAGCGCTGGTGGATCGGTGCATCTACTCTTGTCCATACGGTTGTTGTGTCATGTGGAAGCACGCGAGAGCGCGCGAAGGGGACTGTACCGTCCAGCAACCGTCCTTCGCGCGAGAGCGCGTGAGGTGGTGATCTGTACCAGGACCCGCAAGATAGGGTGAAATGCTCCACTAGTGTATCATTTCATCTAATATTGTCCATGCAATACCATCTCACGCGAAGGGCGCGAAGCCGCGAAGTTCGGTTGCTGGGCGGCAGAGTCCCCTTCGCGTTCTTCGCGTCTTCGCGTGAGGTGGCGATCGCTCGCCCCGCATCAGGACCCGCAACATAAGGTGAAACGGTCCACTAGTGGAGCATTTCATCTACTATTGTCCATGAAGACCTCCCCGGGAGGCTCCCCTGCTCTGCTCCATCGTGCCCCGGGTCCGTCTTGTGCGGGGAGGAGGCGAGCCCCCTCCCCTGCCCCCACCCCCCGGGGTGATAGCCACCACGGTCCACTGCCCGGGCGAGCCCGGGGAATAGGTCGCGTTCCTGTGTGCAGCCTCTCGCTCTGGCCCATGAATGCTCCCGCGCGGCTTTCCGCGAGAGGATGGTGATCTGCACCGGAACCCGCGAAATAAGGTGAAATAGCCCACTGGTGGCGGGATGGCGTTTGTGGTGCCGCTCACGGAAACGGGAGTTCGTAGCCGTCACCGTTCTGGATGGCGAGCGCGGCGATGGCGAGATCCTGTATGGCAAGTCCCGTGGAGTCGAATATCGTGATGGCGCCAGGGGATGACCGCCCCTTCTGTCCGGTGACGACCTCGCCGAGGGTTCCTGCAATCTGGTCGGGATCGTAACGGCCGGTGCTTATCGGCACATTGATCTCGCCTGAATGGATCGCCTGGCAGGGGTCGTCGACGAAGACTTCCGCCTTCAACAGGAGTGCAGGGTCCAGTTCCTGTTTGCCGGGCGCGTCGGCGCCGATCGCGTTGATGTGCGTCCCCTCGTGGATCCACTCTGCCATAACGAGCGGTGTTGTCGACGGCGTGGCTGTGATCAGCACGTCACAGTCGCAGGCGTGTTCGATAGGGACGCTCCGGGCGTTGTAATCAGCGTAGCGGGCTGCAAACGCCTCCGCACTCTTCTCTGTCCTGCTCCAGACCCGGATCTCCTCGACCGTGAGTGCCGCAATCGTCGCCTCGACCAGCGCTTCAGTCTGCCGCCCGGCCCCTATGACACCGAGGGTGATGGTTTGCCGGGGCGCGAGGTATCTTGCCGCCACGGCACCTGCCGCCCCGGTGCGCATCGCCGTAAGTTCGGTGGCGTTGATGATCGCCGTCGGAGCGCCGGTCCCCACATCGATGAACACGGTGAGCGCCATGACGGTAGGAAGACCTCTGACGCGGTTATGCGGGTTGACGTTGACGATCTTCACCCCGGCAAGACCGAGCTTTGGGAGGTATGCGGGCATCGTCCGGAAATCGCCGCTCTCAACAAGCGCCACGTAAACCTTCGGTGGCATCTGGACATCCCCC is a genomic window of Methanoculleus bourgensis MS2 containing:
- a CDS encoding CDP-2,3-bis-(O-geranylgeranyl)-sn-glycerol synthase, encoding MIPAYVPNSAAAALGGGTPIDFGKVCSDSRRVFGDGKTYRGFFGGVLCGILAGLVEIWAWSSFNLTVLPRQTLLSVTLLAAGALLGDLVKSFLKRRLGKERGESWPIADQYDLVIGSFLLMLLIYPQWLFENITLPIAVWIVIITPLLHRVVNIIGYYIGVKEVPW
- a CDS encoding ornithine cyclodeaminase family protein, with amino-acid sequence MRYYPVHSGYPSYAEVNRAIEAVFAEHGRGDVQMPPKVYVALVESGDFRTMPAYLPKLGLAGVKIVNVNPHNRVRGLPTVMALTVFIDVGTGAPTAIINATELTAMRTGAAGAVAARYLAPRQTITLGVIGAGRQTEALVEATIAALTVEEIRVWSRTEKSAEAFAARYADYNARSVPIEHACDCDVLITATPSTTPLVMAEWIHEGTHINAIGADAPGKQELDPALLLKAEVFVDDPCQAIHSGEINVPISTGRYDPDQIAGTLGEVVTGQKGRSSPGAITIFDSTGLAIQDLAIAALAIQNGDGYELPFP
- the tes gene encoding tetraether lipid synthase Tes, yielding MLIKKTKSLCPTCGSVLDADIVEEEGKVWLVRTCPDHGTSRALYWSDAEMYRRFDAYECIGSGVLNPQKAASPAGCPNDCGICPNHRSTTLLANIDLTNRCNLNCDFCFANARACGYVYEPTFDQVVDMMRMLRAEKPVPVPAVQFSGGEPTMRDDLPELIRKAKELGLYQVQVATNGIRIAQDPDYIAELKEAGLSTVYLHFDGITPKTNSKLASDRRAIANCEKIGMGVVLVPTVINGRNDHEVGAIIKYAAEHIKTIRGVNFQPVAFTGAASEDDVRKERITIPELAERIEEQTDGIIKKDHFYPVPCVVPISRLVEAYTGKPQVTFTTHQHCGAATYVFVTDEGMVPVNKMVDVDAFFESVEKMATKLAKGGSINKYMTLVEGVKDLYNSTRKAEQKNTAEFLKLIGKTLVLQDFEALREFHWNALFIGTMHFMDAYNYDLCRVQRCCIHYATPDGRLIPFCTYNSGPVYREQVWKAFAQPQKDE